From a single Shewanella denitrificans OS217 genomic region:
- a CDS encoding putative selenate ABC transporter substrate-binding protein, whose translation MKLRHFLSALCLSLISPLVLGATFTFTAIPDEDESQLRTRFDKVAAYLEKELGVEVKYVPVKSYSAAVSAFRTNQVQLAWFGGLSGVQARRLVPGSEAIAQGFEDQFFKSYIIAHHSTGLTATEKLGELNGYTLTFGSKDSTSGRLMPQYFLEQSTQQKLDKVFKRIGFSGDHSRTISQVEAGVYQLGAVNYKVWDTAVEQAQVDTSKVSVIWQSPSYPDYQWTVRAGTDAQFGQGFKAKLTAALLNMQDKALLESFPRKSFVEASNSDYQPIEDVAIAIGLLD comes from the coding sequence ATGAAACTGCGTCATTTCTTATCAGCCTTGTGTTTAAGCTTAATTTCTCCTCTGGTCCTCGGGGCCACTTTCACCTTTACCGCGATTCCAGATGAAGACGAAAGCCAGCTTAGAACCCGCTTTGACAAAGTAGCCGCCTACTTAGAGAAAGAACTAGGCGTCGAGGTTAAATATGTGCCGGTAAAATCTTACTCGGCAGCAGTGAGCGCTTTTCGCACTAACCAAGTGCAACTGGCCTGGTTTGGTGGTTTATCTGGGGTGCAAGCGCGCCGTTTAGTCCCAGGCTCAGAGGCCATAGCCCAAGGGTTTGAAGATCAATTCTTTAAAAGCTATATCATTGCCCATCATTCAACTGGGCTTACTGCCACTGAAAAGTTGGGTGAACTTAATGGTTACACGTTAACTTTCGGATCTAAAGATTCCACCTCTGGTCGGTTAATGCCGCAATATTTTCTTGAGCAAAGCACGCAGCAAAAGCTTGATAAGGTATTTAAACGCATAGGCTTTTCTGGGGATCACAGCCGCACCATTAGCCAGGTGGAGGCGGGGGTTTATCAGTTAGGCGCAGTGAACTATAAAGTGTGGGATACTGCCGTTGAGCAAGCACAAGTCGATACCAGTAAGGTGAGCGTAATTTGGCAAAGCCCAAGCTACCCAGATTACCAGTGGACCGTCAGAGCCGGAACTGATGCCCAATTTGGTCAAGGCTTTAAGGCTAAACTGACCGCCGCACTACTGAATATGCAAGACAAAGCGTTACTTGAGAGCTTCCCTAGAAAATCCTTCGTTGAGGCGAGCAATAGTGATTACCAACCCATTGAAGATGTCGCCATTGCCATTGGATTGTTAGATTAA